Proteins from a genomic interval of Youhaiella tibetensis:
- the cydC gene encoding thiol reductant ABC exporter subunit CydC: protein MRAIFAFLPLFVRLKGPLTLTLVLSLVTLAAGTALLGLSGWFLTAAALSTAGAAFNLFAPSAGVRGLSFIRILSRYGEKLSGHDATLKLLSDLRQWLFARLFPLAPLGRRLGRGDLVSRLLGDVEALDTVFLVALGPISTAVLAGVAMTTLLAFLLPGAALVYALAFAGAAIGVPVLLVAASRRTGAEVVAASGRLRGVALDSIEGQQDLVIFGETQSARDQIEAAAGDLARARRRLGFHGTLAAGAVQGSMAIATIGTLVAGLAALEAGSIGGPLMAGLLLAVIASFEACAMLVRSAARLASAAAAAERLQELATMEPAVTDPGAPRPIPDGGAMSLEGVSFGYGPGRRVLSRVNLGIADGSCVAIRGPSGSGKSTIAQLLLRLVDPQAGRVRLNGVDIRTVALADLRRRVALMTQDAPVFHDTIRANLLIGRNDASDEALWQALDAVHLGDFVRSLPRALDTMLGEAGKTLSSGQARRMCLARTLLSNASVIVLDEPTSGLDAETESAFLADLPRITAGKTTIVITHAQVPANYDRVINVQAGRVSADRSAM, encoded by the coding sequence ATGAGGGCCATTTTCGCATTCCTGCCGCTCTTCGTGCGCCTGAAAGGGCCGCTGACGCTGACCCTCGTGCTCTCGCTCGTAACGCTTGCAGCCGGCACGGCGCTGCTCGGCCTATCGGGCTGGTTCCTGACGGCAGCCGCGCTGAGCACGGCAGGCGCCGCATTCAATCTTTTTGCGCCCTCGGCTGGCGTGCGTGGCCTGTCCTTCATCCGCATCCTTTCGCGCTACGGAGAGAAGCTCTCGGGCCACGACGCCACGCTCAAGCTGCTTTCCGACCTGCGCCAGTGGCTATTCGCCAGACTCTTCCCCTTGGCCCCTCTTGGCCGGCGGCTTGGACGCGGCGACCTGGTGAGCCGCCTGCTGGGTGACGTCGAGGCGCTCGACACGGTGTTCCTGGTGGCGCTGGGCCCCATCAGCACGGCAGTGCTCGCGGGAGTCGCAATGACGACGCTGCTGGCTTTCCTGCTGCCCGGGGCAGCGCTGGTCTACGCGCTCGCTTTTGCTGGCGCAGCAATCGGGGTGCCGGTGCTTCTGGTGGCAGCCTCGCGGCGCACCGGCGCCGAGGTCGTGGCCGCGAGTGGGCGCCTGCGCGGTGTCGCGCTCGATAGCATCGAGGGACAGCAGGACCTCGTGATCTTCGGCGAAACCCAAAGTGCCCGCGACCAGATCGAGGCGGCGGCAGGGGATCTCGCGCGGGCGCGCCGCAGGCTGGGCTTTCACGGCACGCTCGCTGCCGGCGCAGTACAAGGCTCGATGGCGATTGCGACCATTGGTACGCTCGTGGCGGGGCTCGCCGCCCTGGAAGCCGGCAGTATCGGCGGACCGTTGATGGCAGGCCTACTGCTGGCGGTGATCGCCAGTTTTGAAGCCTGCGCGATGCTCGTGCGCAGCGCGGCACGTCTCGCAAGCGCGGCGGCCGCAGCTGAGCGCCTGCAGGAGCTTGCCACGATGGAACCCGCTGTGACCGATCCCGGCGCCCCCCGCCCCATCCCTGACGGCGGCGCAATGAGCCTCGAAGGGGTTAGCTTCGGCTATGGGCCGGGGCGACGGGTGCTGTCGCGGGTGAACCTCGGCATCGCCGATGGCAGTTGCGTGGCGATCCGTGGACCGAGCGGTTCTGGCAAGTCGACGATCGCGCAATTGCTGCTGCGGCTGGTGGATCCCCAGGCCGGTCGGGTGCGCCTTAACGGCGTGGACATCCGTACGGTGGCGTTGGCCGACCTGCGTCGGCGCGTGGCGCTAATGACCCAGGACGCCCCAGTCTTCCACGACACTATCCGCGCCAACCTGCTCATCGGCCGGAACGATGCCAGCGACGAAGCGCTCTGGCAGGCTCTGGATGCGGTGCACCTGGGCGACTTCGTCCGCTCCCTGCCCCGTGCGCTCGACACTATGCTGGGCGAAGCCGGCAAGACGCTTTCGTCCGGCCAGGCCCGCCGGATGTGCCTTGCCCGCACCCTGCTCTCGAACGCCTCGGTCATCGTGCTCGATGAACCTACCAGCGGCCTCGACGCAGAAACGGAATCCGCTTTCCTTGCCGACCTCCCCCGGATCACGGCCGGCAAGACCACAATCGTCATCACCCACGCCCAGGTTCCGGCAAACTACGACCGGGTAATCAACGTTCAGGCTGGACGTGTATCGGCGGATCGTTCTGCCATGTGA
- the cydD gene encoding thiol reductant ABC exporter subunit CydD, whose product MVESTERAASRWLGKCVADGGAGLRVAIALPLLSGALLVAQCYVLAGVLHGAIIDHRPLALLGMDIAIFGALLTARIALAMAGEMLAVNSGEAIKLKIRGGLAAQMLMREPIWFAGRSSGALSGTVVDQVDALEGYFVRYLPAAVQAAMLPLAFAVVVMPVDWIVGLLLLVTAPLIPVFMALAGWGAEAASKAQAQALNRLGGRFADRLRGLVTLKLFGREDAEVAGARAASEELRVRTMRVMRIAFLSSAVLEFFAALGVAGVALYIGLTFLDLVTLRGTELTLQAGLFCLLLAPEVYQPLRLMAAHYHDRAAAKAAAAEIANQAEGFPDATPLVALYHNPPLRHEGAAKLAIEGLTVKTPQGRTVIEGLALDVAPGTRIAILGESGIGKSTLLEAIGRLRAATGEIAIDGAPLNDIGEGRLRQRMAMLNQRPRIFAGSLADNIRLGRRGACDTAVTLAAQRARVTDFARLLPEGLETRLGEDGLGLSGGEIQRVALARLYLRDPGLMLLDEPTAHLDPETEALVLDGLLDFAQGRTLVVATHSRFVAARMDKVFRLAGGKLLPTIRPARVRTDGRGAA is encoded by the coding sequence ATGGTCGAATCTACCGAACGGGCGGCGTCGCGCTGGCTAGGCAAGTGCGTGGCGGATGGCGGCGCAGGCTTGCGGGTGGCCATCGCTCTGCCCCTGCTCAGTGGAGCCCTGTTGGTGGCGCAATGCTATGTGCTCGCCGGTGTGCTTCATGGCGCCATCATCGATCACCGACCACTGGCTTTGCTGGGCATGGATATCGCCATTTTCGGCGCTCTGCTCACCGCTCGCATCGCCCTGGCGATGGCCGGCGAGATGCTGGCCGTCAACTCAGGGGAAGCCATCAAGCTCAAGATACGCGGCGGGCTTGCAGCACAGATGCTCATGCGCGAGCCCATTTGGTTCGCCGGGCGCAGTTCCGGTGCCCTGTCTGGGACGGTGGTCGACCAGGTGGACGCGCTCGAAGGCTACTTCGTGCGTTACCTGCCGGCTGCCGTGCAGGCCGCCATGCTGCCTCTGGCTTTCGCCGTGGTGGTCATGCCTGTCGACTGGATCGTGGGGTTGCTGCTGCTCGTGACGGCGCCCCTCATCCCCGTTTTCATGGCGCTGGCGGGGTGGGGCGCCGAGGCGGCGAGCAAAGCCCAGGCGCAGGCCCTCAACAGGTTGGGTGGCCGCTTCGCCGACCGGCTGCGCGGGCTCGTTACCCTCAAGCTCTTCGGGCGAGAGGACGCCGAGGTGGCGGGAGCGCGGGCGGCTTCGGAAGAATTGCGCGTGCGTACGATGCGAGTGATGCGGATCGCCTTTCTCAGCTCGGCAGTGCTCGAATTCTTCGCCGCACTCGGAGTGGCGGGCGTGGCTCTTTATATCGGGCTCACGTTCCTTGATCTGGTGACGTTGCGGGGCACCGAACTGACGCTTCAGGCCGGCCTCTTCTGCCTGCTGTTGGCACCGGAGGTCTACCAGCCGCTGCGCCTGATGGCCGCCCACTATCACGACCGTGCCGCCGCCAAGGCCGCGGCCGCCGAAATTGCCAATCAGGCCGAGGGATTTCCCGATGCAACTCCACTCGTTGCCCTGTACCACAACCCGCCGCTGCGCCACGAAGGCGCGGCCAAGCTTGCGATCGAGGGGCTGACGGTCAAAACGCCACAGGGACGAACGGTCATCGAAGGCCTTGCGCTTGACGTCGCTCCTGGGACGCGGATCGCGATCCTGGGCGAAAGCGGGATCGGCAAATCCACTCTCCTTGAAGCGATCGGCCGGCTACGCGCCGCGACGGGCGAGATCGCCATCGATGGCGCCCCGCTCAACGACATCGGCGAAGGCCGATTGCGGCAGCGGATGGCCATGCTGAACCAGCGGCCACGCATTTTCGCCGGCAGCCTTGCGGACAACATCCGGCTGGGCCGGCGCGGCGCCTGCGACACGGCCGTAACCCTGGCGGCCCAGCGCGCGCGGGTAACCGACTTCGCCCGACTGCTGCCTGAGGGACTGGAGACGCGCCTGGGCGAGGATGGTCTGGGACTGTCCGGCGGGGAAATCCAGCGCGTGGCCCTCGCCCGGCTCTACCTGCGCGACCCCGGCCTCATGCTTCTGGATGAACCGACGGCCCATCTCGACCCCGAGACGGAGGCGCTGGTCCTCGACGGTCTGCTCGACTTCGCGCAGGGCCGCACGCTGGTCGTGGCCACGCACTCGCGGTTCGTGGCGGCACGCATGGACAAAGTCTTTCGGCTGGCGGGCGGCAAGCTGCTGCCGACGATCCGACCGGCGCGGGTCCGAACAGACGGAAGGGGTGCAGCATGA